Proteins co-encoded in one Sus scrofa isolate TJ Tabasco breed Duroc chromosome 14, Sscrofa11.1, whole genome shotgun sequence genomic window:
- the SDSL gene encoding serine dehydratase-like → MQVDAGMEASLTKCARGKPFHIVTPLLESWPLSQMAGTPVLLKYENVQPTGSFKIRGIGHFCQEMVKRGYRHFVCPSGSNAGIATAYAARNLGIPATIVLPESTSLQVVRRLQGEGAEVQLTGKVWDEANLRAQELAKNDGWVNVPPFDHPLIWEGHSSLVHELKAELRTPPGALVLAVGGGGLLAGVSAGLAEVGWQHVPIIAMETQGAHCFNAAVKAGRLVTLPDITSVAKCLGAKTVAARALACTKEFEIFSEVVEDVEAVSAVQRFLDDQRMLVEPACGAALAAIYSGLLGRLQAEGRLRPSLDSVVVIVCGGNNIDSGELQALRAQLGQG, encoded by the exons ATGCAGGTGGATGCTGGGATGGAAGCCTCTCTGACCAAGTGTGCTCGGGGGAAGCCCTTCCACATAGTCACACCTCTGCTGGAGAGCTGGCCACTGTCCCAGATGGCAGGCACACCTGTCCTCCTCAAGTATGAGAATGTGCAGCCCACAGGCTCCTTCAAGATCCGTGGCATCGGGCATTTCTGCCAGGAG ATGGTCAAAAGAGGATACAGACATTTCGTGTGCCCTTCAG GGAGCAACGCGGGCATTGCTACTGCTTATGCGGCCAGGAACCTGGGCATCCCAGCCACCATTGTGCTCCCTGAGAGCACCTCTCTGCAGGTGGTGAGGaggctgcagggggagggggctgaggttCAGCTGACTGGAAAG GTCTGGGATGAGGCCAATCTGAGAGCACAAGAGTTGGCCAAGAATGATGGCTGGGTGAATGTCCCCCCATTTGACCACCCCCTGATATG GGAAGGCCACAGTAGCTTGGTGCACGAGCTGAAGGCAGAGCTGCGGACCCCACCAGGTGCCCTGGTGCTGGCAGTGGGGGGTGGAGGTCTCCTGGCTGGGGTGTCGGCCGGTCTGGCAGAGGTGGGCTGGCAGCATGTGCCCATTATCGCCATGGAGACTCAAGGGGCACACTGTTTCAACGCAGCCGTCAAGGCAGGCAGGCTGGTGACACTGCCAGATATCACCAG TGTGGCCAAGTGCCTAGGTGCCAAGACGGTGGCTGCGCGGGCCCTGGCGTGTACAAAGGAGTTTGAGATCTTCTCTGAGGTGGTGGAGGATGTTGAGGCTGTGAGTGCTGTGCAGCGGTTCCTGG ATGACCAGCGAATGTTGGTGGAGCCTGCCTGTGGGGCAGCCTTAGCTGCCATCTACTCAGGCCTCCTGGGGAGGCTCCAGGCTGAGGGCCGCCTGCGCCCTTCCCTGGATTCAGTCGTGGTCATTGTGTGCGGAGGCAACAACATCGACAGTGGAGAGTTGCAGGCTCTGAGAGCCCAGCTGGGCCAGGGCTGA